Sequence from the Candidatus Methylomirabilota bacterium genome:
GATCAGGACACGGAGGCGCGCCAGCTCGCCGGAGGCGCGGAGAGCGGCCACCAGGGCACGGCTTCCATAGAGGCTGTCCCGGGCGCTCCACTGCTCCACCGCCTCCTCGCCGTCGAAGAAGACGAGCCAGTACGTGTAGCCGGGAGGCGTTGCCCGGTGGCGAGCCGCCAGAGCCCGGCCGAGCTCGATGAGCAGCCCGGTCGAGGAGCCGCCGTCGTTGGCGCCGACGAACCGGAAGGCGGTGAAGAGCTTCGTGTCGTAGTGCCCTCCCACCGCGATGATCTCGGGGCGGCGGCCGGGCCACTCGGCGATCAGGTTCACCATCCGCACGGGCCGGCGGGGAGTCTCGGCCGTGAAGGCGTGCTCGCGAACCCGCCATCCTGCCCGGCGCAGCTCACCGGCGATGTAGGCTCGGGCCTGGGCGATGGCCGGCGATCCCGGCGGGCGGGGGCCAAACCCTACCAGGCGCTCGACATCGCGGTAGGCGCGGGGGCCGTCGAAGCCGGAGGCCGCCAGCAGGGAGGCGACCGAGCCGGCGACCCCGAGCAAGGCCAGAGCGGCGACG
This genomic interval carries:
- a CDS encoding M28 family peptidase; translated protein: MRVRVRARVVAALALLGVAGSVASLLAASGFDGPRAYRDVERLVGFGPRPPGSPAIAQARAYIAGELRRAGWRVREHAFTAETPRRPVRMVNLIAEWPGRRPEIIAVGGHYDTKLFTAFRFVGANDGGSSTGLLIELGRALAARHRATPPGYTYWLVFFDGEEAVEQWSARDSLYGSRALVAALRASGELARLRVLIVGDMIGDKDLGVRRESSSTPWLTDLIWAAARRLGSGRHFLDERQTVEDDHAPFLDAGVAATLLIDFDYGGAPGENAYWHTPEDTLDKVAPESLRVVGDVIMEALPAIEAELERRAR